From the genome of Ooceraea biroi isolate clonal line C1 chromosome 10, Obir_v5.4, whole genome shotgun sequence:
ATTAATCGATCAAGCTCGACGACTCGTTTTACAAGACAATTCGTAATCGCGACGAGCGACCGCCTTATATAGCGCCGTCGCCGAGCACTGATAAAGACGACGGCGGCATCTCGGAGCAGACGTCTTGCTGACGCAATGGAATACATGGAAAGAGCAGCGTGAAAGAACGAGAGTGGGAGGAAGatgcgaagaagaagaaagaaaattcgcCGGAGGGCGATCCTCGTTATCACTCATTCAACATGTCGTTGATGATCCATTTTGATTCTCGCTTAAGCTTCGCCTGGCGCGCTTCGGCGAAATCGTGCCAACTCGATTTGGGATCATCGATCGTGCGGAAGGGCGAACGCCATCCGCGTGTTGGAGCATGCACGCAACGAAGATCGTCAGGCCATGATAAGGGGGGTGATTTTGAGCAGGGGGCGATTCCGCTTATCGAGATTCTGATCGCGGTGGTAGCGAGCGCGACGACTCTCGCATCACGATCAGACGAACTCCTTGTGTGATACCACGCTCTTCGCAGGCTGCTCTAGGCAGCTCGAGGCTGCGGTATAATTACTTTGGTGTAAGCGTCGCTGCCGCAATCTCGATAGGACGGTAATGAGCGACCGACGCCGGGGGCGACGCTTATTGAGAGCGTTCGACAAAGAAAGTACTTTGAATTGCGGAACGTGGGTCTCCGTAGAAAAACCCGTTTCTCAATGGATATCGATTCTTAAAAGACGTCGTCTCTGAGAGCCAATGGCAATTTGTACGGTCAAGTTTGACGGCTAAAGTAGCCACTTTCTGTCGCATTTAGAAACTTTAAGTAAATCTGGGACATTAGAAGAAGGGCGACAGCCTCTGATTTAATCGCAAACTCAAAGCTCGTTTGCTGTATACGTCAAATTCAGCATCCGTTTTCAAATTCTATCTAAAAGCGTACCGCTTTTTTTAGGGGatgcgatatatcgatataacataatttaattttgtgaattgtttttgaaaaaataaatagttatTTAGCGTTACAGAAGGAAATATCTATTTGGCAAGGCGTGAGTCAGTTACGCCgcgcttaattaatttgataaatctGTACGTCCAAATGTGGATCTCTAATCAAATTTCCATgactataaatattaatttaatcgtactttaatttataatctcCGTGAAAATTGCTCGTTTTACGGCAATTTTGTTCccttatataaaagaataagaaCGAACGGGGGGATCGCGTGTGGCCGAACAGAAACAGTAAGaatgttttggagaaacgCTTTTAACGTCTATAGAGAGGAAAAACACAAAGCTTCGCGCGGCATGGGCGCCATCGAGTTCTTACACGACGTACAATTTTCTGTTCGCCGTTTAACAACCGAGTAACAGGCGAGTTTTCGTTTCGCATCGGTCCTGCGTTCGTTCTCACGAACCTCTCCGGAATGAAATAGCATCAATCGTTAAAGACGCGTttacgctcgcgcgagcacgTGTGAACGTGCGAATGATCGCGAACATTCGCCTCGTGCCTGCAGCGGAAACGTGCAGTACACCATCGCGAAGTCCTCTTCGTCGGGGTGATACACAGCTTCTGTAGATTGTTCACGGCACCGCGACCGTCGAGAACTCTCGAGGAATGCTATCTACACTCCATAGTCCTTCTCCGTTGTTCGTTATCACAAACTTTACACGGCATCGTTACTTCCGTTGTTTATagttatagttatattatacagTCCTGATGCTTGTAGCTGCGAAACATTCAATTGTCAGATACTTGTCGAAACTTTTCGTTTTCCCTTGAATAAACATTCCATCTTTCTTCtcaaaaagaataaataatctgtttttttttctgtctctctctctggttTCCGTTCCTAATTATTTTGAGCATTCCTGCATTCTATTTCAGATCTGCTGAGGAAATAATGACGATGCTGCTGGAGGCCTGCGAGGAAGAGGAGATACGCAGGAGCTGGGACGGCGGCAGGATCGTGTGGAGCGTGCGTTATGAGCTCGAGGGCGAGGAGGAGAACGGTTCGCAGTTGACGGGGGCCGATCAGCTGCAGCCACGTATGCAACAGCGCCAACTGCagcaccatcatcatcatcatgtcGAGAGGCGGAAACTGCAGGCTCGGCTCGAGATACAGAAGGATGATATACAGGCGGTACTTCCGATCTCGAAGGTAAAATACACGTTTCCTCCACACACAAGGGTGTAGACGTTAATTCTACTTAGCGGGGCGGATACTTTGTGTCGCGCAGAGTCGTTTCAGTTTCCCCCTGTTTTTATCTTCGCCGTCGGTTAAAAATTTAGACGAACTGGCCAAGTTTTAGGAATAGCTGGAGGCTGTCATCGTGTCGGGAATATCGCAATGTTATTCACATGGTATCGAAGTATACCTGTTTACTCATGGATTTTTAAAATAGGTATAAAAAGGTAAACGAATTTGAAATTGAAGGTTCctcactgaaaaataaattgactCTATTATTAGTCGAGGAAAACCAAACTGGCATCTTTCCGCGGTATGTTTCGTCAATCGCATATTTACGATGACCCGATGACGAAGAAGTTTATTCATTCAGATATATCTGCGAGAAGGAGATTCTCGAGTGACTTTACGTTTTCATCATGATAATCCAACGTGACGCTGCGATGACAGATTAGAAACTTCAAGATGTCATGGGGAAAGTATTTGAAGGATTTTTGAGACCTCGATCAGACATTCTGGCTCTCTTCCCACGGCTACGGTTATTTTCATCGCGACACTCTACGTCCCACGTCCAGTGAAAATCTCTCGGAAAAGAGCTAACTCCAACGACGAGCGGGCGATCAATACGGTCGTATATCGATCACCTGGCCGCGCGAGAATCTGTTTCTACTCGGTCGGCCAATCTACGAGCATCCAGACGCTgaacgagcgagaaagagaaaatgagagaggTATGGGAAGTGGAAGGAtgggaagaaaaaggaaaaatcgacaggaagagagaagacCGACAAAGGATAATACTTTTCCCTCTTTGGCTACCAGGACGGGCTCTCTGATGCTTTTCTCTTCGGCTTTTCCGCGTCCGCACGCTCGCCATAACGGCGATATATCTGGCCATGGCGAAATTCTATCGATACCGCGAAATCGATCCACTCAGCATCACGCTATTCCCATTTCGCTAACGGCGACGACCCAGCTGCCGCGACAACAGATTGTAATGAAATTTTCGATTGCTGGCTACATCGGACGGTCTTCCTGCTTGTATGCAGCACACGGTAAATTGTATCTAATACGGAGTAAAACGTGTAAAGCGTGCGGAACGTTCATTTTTCTCAGAGTATCCGTTTTCCGAAAATGGACCGTTTTAAACGAGAATTATACGATGCTGCTACTTGTAGAAGAAACTTGTAGAATCACGGCTTTTTTCCGTGATTCTGATTTGCAGATTAATGAATCTGAGACGCGAAATGAAACGCGCATTTGTGCTTTAAATTGGATTCGAACGCCGTCGACGAGTTCGATCGTAAAACTCGGTGTCGCAATGTTGATGGATAACACAGGACAGAAAGGAGGAAGCGGAAGGACGAAGGGAGagattcctttaattaaaaactttgctCGCGCAGTCTCGCGCGCAAGCGGGAGGGAAAGGGTGGCAATTAGAAGAGTAAGGATAATCAAGAAGCGCGCACCGAGTTCGCTGACACAAGCTCACAGCGGCGCCTACAAAGAGGAATATGTAAACgaattaattatctaatttGTCAATTAACGGCCTCCCGGCACGCGTGCGTTTTCCTTCGCCGAAATTTATCAACGTAATTGCCCGTGTATTGTGCATATTTTACGCGCTGTAATCTTTAATATCCCCGCTGTTCCTCCATTCGTTTCTTGCCGTCGTCGATGAAACATCATtctgcattaaaaatattttctgccTTTTTTCAACGGGCAACAATATTGCGATgttggaaaataaataaaaaacaactGCGCATTTTATTCACACATCAAGAGATAATTTTACGATCCCGAAAATTGGATGTCCAATTGCACGCTCAGTTCGTATATCAGGACTCCTGTATTACTTTGCGGTGCTATTTTCAAACAGTTTTATCGGCAAGTTAATCTGAAGCTGAAAGATTAGGACAAACAAATAAGTTCATCCAAAAATGAAGAGATCATTCAAAATGAAGGGGATAAATTAATCACACGTAGAACAGTGTAAAGCTGCATTGTCTTTTGACATAACAGGCCAACGTGAAATTAATCTTCGTCCATAGCATCTATTCTTGTGGTTTGCTTCTGAAAAGACCAACGTTCTGGACAAACCGGATCATGTCAATCATACTTTGTTGAACAACAAGACTCGTTCAACGAAATGAACGGCGTCTCTCTCGCGGGACGCGAATGCTGACCTTAACTCATAGTTGAAAAACATATTGTCCGACGAAaccagagagaaaaatcgcgagTTCATATTCTCTCACTCCGCCACTTCCGTTCGCTGTACTTTTGCCATATCGCGAGAGACGAGCACGCGTTTGTCTGGTTCACATTTTGCTGGTTCACATTCGTGCTGGTCACGTTTCTGCCGGTGATATAGTAGTCGACTGGCGCATACACCAAGGCGCCAAGGGGGGTATACAGGAAGCGCGCTCGGCGTCGGAGATTTAAATTCCCTCGCTGCAATATCCGAATCGTTTGATGTTCCTTCCAAAGGCCGGCAGCCTGTACGGACGGAAGCCAACTTGGAAATGGCTTGCTGGACCAACCCCAACCGACCAGCCAGCCCTTGCCAAGGGCACTGGTCCCTTTGCGGAGTTCTCGCGTTGACGAACTAGTAGAAAGTACATGGGTGTCacgtatacatgtacataaacATATATGCACATAATATCGTAGGGTGCAAATGTAACTTCGgcaacaattataaaatatttattgtttgcCACTTAATTTCGtgatattaagtatatttgGGAAGCAGAGGCGTCCAAAAGTACGGTGCtttagtaaataatatttctgtgCTAGCGAATGGTATAATCGAGGGGTTGGTCACTGAGGTAATCTTTGTACAAGGGCTAGGTAATTCTTAGGGTAGTCTCAGATAATCTGAGGTAATCTAAGGTAATCGTGATACCatgcgcgatatatattcAGTATATCTAACCGCCGAGAGACAACCAAATATCGGAAACGCAACCTTTCATATGTTTTCGCATCTATATGTCCGCCGAGCCGCCTACTCTGTGCTTGATTCTTTTGCTCTGTGctagtttattttttttctggttttattatcgaaatcgatcaaaatggaaaattctgaACAATCATCGAGGGAACTACCGGCTGAAATCAATATGGAAAATACGGCATTGATGAATTTTGacagtaaattgaaatttttaccAAGTTATTTGATCGAACTGTTGTAGTATTAGGTAATCTTAAGGAATCTGAGGTAATTTAAAGGTAATCCGTATCAAGggtaatttttgtacactatAACTGCTAGTGACCAACCCCTCgggtataatattatttcgtgCATCATATATAGTGAATAATATCGTCGAAAACGAGAGATATTATTTggttgaataaataaagtgtTTTAAACGTATACTGATTAACTTTTCAAATGCAAGACCATTCGAAACATTGCAACCCGTGCAATATATTGAATCCGAAATTTGATACTTTTAAggagatttttaaaattatttttatacctaAATCACGTTTCAggagttttatattttcgttGCATATTCCAATATCCATATCGTGGCacacgtattttttaatatcgctTATCGCGCCTTTTGTCTCGTCACGCCGAAAGAGGAACGGAGCTTGAGATAGAAATGGGTAGCAGTTATGAATAATGGATAATGGCTCTATCAATAAAAGTCGTAGAGATGCATATATTGAAATACATGCAAATTTTCATCACGtactattaaaaattgagataGAATTTTGATCTGTTGGTTTCTCTTCAGCGCGGGAAAAATGTTTTGTATTCCTGCTTCAGAACTGGGAGGTGATGAACACGGCGGTATTGACGGGGCGTCAGGTATCGCAGGGGATGAAGGTCTTCATCGTCAGTCAATCCGGCGCTGTAGCTGACGTCACACTGCAGTCGTCCTGTCATTCCGAGGACGAGAGTGTCCTCAAGGTAACAGTAGCCTTTCAGTATTTTTGGCAAACTGCTATTTGGGAAACAATACATTATTCACGAGCGTTAAATTGTTAAAGATATCGGGCACAGCTTGCGAGATATCTTATTTATGACAAATCGAGAAACAAACTGTAAGATCAAGAATATCTCAAGGGTATCTCGTTTTTGCTAGTCGCTGCAAAATACCAGTGGTTcgttatttaacaaaattaatttaaactaatttaatttgttgtaatattattagagTTTTACGACaatttataaacatatgtGAAAATTATGGAACGAACAGTACTCGATGTGTCAGCTTTTCATATCACTACAATAGATTGAATCGTTTGCCAAGTCTAAATACTGAACTCATGCTGGTAGTTTGCAAGGATTAATCACCACTTGAAGCTCGGTTACCGTTTAAATTCGCAGGTATCGTCCTCGTGCAGCAGTGTGTATGTGGATGGCTCGGAGATCAGAGGTTCCAGCAACGCGTCGGTCCTCGTTAAGTACGGCACGTATACAGGCTTGGCGCGGTTCACCGTGTGGATGCCCGAGTTCCCTCTGGAAGTAACTGTCGGTGACACACGGCTCAGCCAGATAAAGGGTTGGAAGGTGTCGGAGGAGCACGCGGCGGGCGCCAAGAGCAAGCGCAGCTTGTTGAACACGACAAAGACAGAGGAACAGACAGGGTCCTCGGCGGAATCGCCGTCTCCCGTGACCGCGCGAACGAAGAAAAGGAGCGCTGTCGAGCTCGAGGAATCGATAGAGGATACTTCCCTGGACGTGGACGACCCGGACGTGATCCTCGAGGAGGACGAACAGGAGGAGCGGAGCTTTCGCAACGGGAACGATCACGGATGGGATACTGTCAACACGATCGATCGGAATCCGGCTAATTGCAGATTGCGATTCCAACAGAGCCCGGTCGAGGTGCACGCCCGTTTCCTGGCGAACGATCATGACACGGGCCGAGAGTCGTACTTCGTTAATCGTCGCACTTGGCTGCGCGTCACCGACCTGGTGGCCGGCATGCTGCGCGTCTCCGATCCCAGAATAGCGACGCTACTTCAAGGTAGACTGGTACAGGGACGTGGGGTAGGTCGCACGGAGGTGCAGGTGCTGTCGCCGCTCACCGGTCGGGTAATCGGTGCGAAAGAAGTCAGAGTCGGCAACGATCGTGTGTCCGTGACGCGTCTATCCGTTCGAGTGGTATCCGGACTTCAGCTGAGCATCAGCCCCGACACCGCGATCGAGAACGGATACGTCGCCGAGACTTCAGTTACCAGGAGACTGACCGCTCAGTATCAGGCAAGATTATCACCGATTGAAATATTTGTCTTACTTATCTTGTCTAATATTATTGTTGTGTCATCCGTAACAGATGGCAATgttcaatttttattcaacaCCGCATCATACCTcgataaaacattaattattttacttaattacttttGTTTGTTCGCCATTGACAGGAGGGTCTACTGGACATTGACGTGGAGTTTTCGGACGGTACCCGCACGCCTCTGAGGGAGATCGCCGTGACCGATTACCACTTGCTGGTGGAGAGCTTGGATCAGGACGTCGTGGCATTCGCACCGATGGTCGCCTCGCATCACCCACGAGTGATTGCGATTGGCGAGGGCCGTGGCGACTTGCTACGCGTGAGTCTACAGCTCGACGAGTCCTGCCGGCTTGCTGGTAGACGATCAGGCAAGGGCTCCCAGAGAACAGCGGTTGCCGTTCTGGCAACCGCGACCGCTGGCGTTGAGGTGGATTTCGCGTCGAGCGACGTGCCCAATCGACCGGAATTCGTGCAgaacgacggcggcggcaccGTCGGATCCCACCATCACAGAGAACGCAAAACCAGCCGGGGTGAAGTGGCGTCTGATCTGCATGACATTCTCATCGGTAAATAGATCCTGTTCTCCTTTGCTGCTTCTCTTTCGCTTTTTTTCacgttctcttctctttttccgcctctctctctctctctatgctTTATAACTGCCGCGTATCGCACAGTATGCATCCTTGCCCCGCGCTTCTTAGCGGAAACTTTCCTCGCCGGAGAACTATTTGACTTGTACTCTATAAGAAGTTCCGTCTGTTTATGCGCGCCTTTCCTTTCGTAGTTTTCCTCccatttttttctccctttatGCTGAATGTCAAATGCCGTCTCCTTTTCGAAGAACAATCCGGTTGAGGAATCCTGAAACGTCATCTCGAAAAAAACATATGAGTCTTCCTCTTTTATTTCAGGTAGTCTGAAAGTTTCCGCGTAGACACCACGTATTTGTGCATCAGTGCAATGCCAAATCGCAAATGCAGTATCTCTCACATCCCGTAATCATTAGACTGAAAGTGCAAATGTGCATTCGCTATTCACTCCTTGCTCGATCGCCTCGACTTTTGCATGCCCAATGCAGCACATGCAGTCTTTCTTTGTCTAGCTTAGAAGAAGTCTGGGGGGGGAGAAAAAGTTTTCGGCGGCTTTCTAACTCAGCACAAACACCCTGTCTCACTctatcctttctctctttctctctctttgttttttcTGTGCAAAGGGTTACCGCTGAAAGACGAGAAAGATGGGCACGAGCACGAGCCTTTGGTGCAGGCACGGCAGCATCGCACGGCTATAGCTAATGGCATGTCTTCAGGGGGTATGGGCGTCGTCGGCGTGCGTCATCACGGCGTCGGGGCGCGCATGAGTCCGCTCGAGATCGGGATGTACGTGCTGCTCGCGGCGTTCTGCTTCGCGATCGTTGTCTTTGTCGTCTCCTGCGTGGTATACGCCAGCAAGTTCAAGCCACAACCGCCGGACTCACCGCTGACCGGCTCGGCCGTACCGGTGCTCTCGGGCGCGGGTGCGAGGGCACGCGCCGCCGCGAACCAGCTGGCGTCCGGCAAACGGCAAACACCTCGTGAATCGACCACCAACGCACACGACTGGGTATGGCTGGGAAGAGCGACTCTCGAACGTGCCGCCTGCGGTCCGCAACAGGTACGTTGATCAGTGAAATGGTTTGaaagtgattaaaaaaaaacgattcaCCAACGGTCACCGTATTAATACTAGTTTATCAGATTTTCGAACAAGCGTAGCTAATTGTACGTTAGGTAATCGCGACTGATTGCTCGGTTGGCGTTATAGGTACGCGTGACGAGTAATCCGCTGGCCGGTGAAGCGGAACCCGAAGCCGAACTGGGCACGTGCTTCGACAATCCGAACCACATCGAGTTGCCGTCTGTTAATCAACGACCTAATGGCGGTGGTACCAGCGCCATTGACACCACGACTTACTGTAAGAAAGACAGAGTAGCGCGTAGTTTCGCGGCGAAATCCGCCGTCAAGCCGTCGGCGGTGATAACACCTACCACTTCTACAACGGCGACAACATCAGCGTCGATGGTGACTCCGGTGATGATCACCACGCGGAATGAGTAATTATTGAACgttatcttttcttttaccTGAAGGATTCCATTTTTGAagattattctttaaatattgttatatatcaattaacaaggaacatgatattaaaaaaaaaattgttactcAGTATGTAACTTATAATATGATGAACGAAACTTTTTTGCAGCAACGATGACATTCCCCCGCCCTTGCCGCCGCACGGAGTACCTACCGCTATCTCGGTATCGACAACATCGGCGACTGCGGGAACGGCGATGACGAACAGTGCCAATAACGGCAATACAAGCGAGGATTACAAACCGCCGGTACCGCCGCATAGGAACACAGGGGTGAACGTGCGGCTACCAGAACCGCCGCGGAAGCATCGACACAGGGCGTCCAgtggcggcagcggcagcCATCACGGGAATAATCATCGACACAGCGGCAAGCCGCCGCAGCAGTCGAATCACAACGTAGTCAAACCGCACGGAAAGGCCAGAGTGGACAACGCGAACAACAAACAGAACGGAGGTGAGGACGAGGAATTCGTGGAGCTGGTGAATCACGACGACAACAGACACCACGCGAAGGACGCCGGCAGGTCCCGAGAGATCAAGAGGGCAACCATAGTCGGTAATCCGATGTTCTCGTCGTTCTCCACGTCTGCCGTGGTCTCCACGGTCTCGAACTCGTCTATTCCTACCGGCGGCACGGCCTCATCCACCACTACGTCCCCGCCGTCTTCGTCACCGtccgcctcctcctcgtcctccgcCTCCTCCACTGCCTCGTCCTCTTCTCAGGAGCAGGAGGAACCGGTGCCGCTCGACGACCTCAATCTGGGTATGGACTACAACCAGATCATGCAGTACTTCGACAACCTAAAGGAGTCGAATGCCTAGGTAGAGCCGTTCGACCTCTTTGAAGGTCGAGCAGTAGTCAACGTCGATACGAAACATCGGGATCCTCACTAGTAGACACAGGCCGAATCGCTCATCCTCGCGCTTCTTCTCTCGAGGAGAATTCTGTCGAGGATGTCCGCGACAGCTCGCGAACGGGAACGAGATTCCGCTACGTCAACGACGATTTCCCGAATGTTTCGTATTTTAGACTATAATCTAGTCAGCTTCCTAGCAGCACATCAAGAATAACGCgcaaatacaaatacaatacacacacacacacacacacacacacacacacacacacacacacacacacacacacacacacactcgcgCGCCTCTCGCGCCACAAACGCATACACAAATCCACGTACGCGCTcgtattaatgaaattaagaaAGAGATAACTTCTTTCACACACGATTTATACAGTCTCTTGACAATTTGTTACGACCGCTAACAGTTTTCGGACGCAGAGGGTAAAAGTTCCTgcattatgatataatttgcCGTGAtacattcatattttttatcgcgcgcCGATACGTAAATAATGatacgtaaaatataataagacgaagaagttttatattatatcaatatctTACAGCTCTCCGATACACGCGAAGAggatataaacatatatatgcatatattttcactatatttttttacgaattttttacGAATTATCATTATCAGTGATCcgacattttccttttttgctgACTTGGTTTTGCTATTTTCATTTGAAATTCTTGTTACGTTTTTTAATAGCTGAATTTTGTCTATTGTCGCCTGGCAAcatttaatagatttaatCTGTTGTAATTTTACCTCTTAAATATGCATATGAGAATATTATTGGAATATCGTGACTGCGAAGACTTGTTGGCGTAATAAATAGTCGGAGCACTGTTCGTACACGCAAGAGgctttaaaaaaaactgacTGTCGGTGGCCAGTGGGGTAGGTAGATCGCTCGCTCGACGACGAGCGTCACACGATGTTCCGACGTTCCGTTCCTCGCTGCGagctttttttttgttttctgcaGGACCATTGTCGGTCCTCGCTCTTGCCCCGCGCCATCATGATCTCTCGCTCAAACCCTTCCTCCGCTATCATGATTTCTCCCCTGGTCGAGTCACAAGAGATGAATATCCTTACGACGTTTTTTACTTTCGATCGCGCACGATTAATTGCAAAGAATTCTCTGGCTTGTGCTATTCTCATAAATTTTCCAAATGTACTATACTTAGCTTTGTGTTATGATATATCTAGCGGCAGAATCcttcaaatttcaaaaatttgaaaatctgattttcCGATTTTGCGCAAGAAATTTGTggaaaataacaaaagaataaaaattttatcgtatCATGTTAACGAATAATctctatatttaataaaaatacatcaatatTATCGCAAAACTAATTTCAATCATCAAAAGACCGTTATGTTTTATCTGccgtaaaaaaaaggaagattttACGTGTTGGATCTTTCATCTTGAATCTTCCATTCACTGAATACTCGCTTTATACGTGGCACTGTCAACAGTGAATTGTGCAATTCGCTAAACTTGTCAATCAGTAACTGGGTGTATGACCAGACAGAAGTCAATATACGATGCGCGATCAAATTTGACGAGCACGTTTGCCTCGCGACTCGACCGGATCGCATTGgagaagatatatttattcgaTCGACCATACGTCGTAATGTTTGTAAATTTTGCTTTGTAAGactgtgtacatatatacattatacatatacgcgcTAGcgcatatattaattatggaCTTACAGGTTTAAAGTTACATTTGTATGGCTAATAGGGAATCGCGAATCGTTCCGCGCGTCGCtcgacgaaaaaaaaagaacagtcAGATATATTGAAGGAGGAGACGTCGACGACGGAAATAAGCGTATACGTTAGACACTACGAACGCTGCTCTCTGACATCGCTTTCGAATTATCCTACAGTCCCCTCAAGACCACGTAAATTCCATGAAATCCTTCTAGGTACCTCGCGCGTACTCGTAATCAGCAGTTTTTATTATGCCGAAATCCCCGCGCGTATTTTCGCCACGTGAATGCATCCGCAAGCGTATGTGACATCGTTAGGTGAGATCAGTATCATGGAGCATCTAGATGCTAGTACCTAGATGTATAACGCACGCGTAGACGCGTGCCTAGGTACGGTATCGAGATACGGTATCTCAATCGAGAGCATTTTTGCTTTGAACATTTGTATCTAGGTACTGTATccgaaatattgtaatatgtatatacatatgtacttGCCATATCAAgtgtataattgtatatttatcgTGAAACACTCATCTACGAGATATCGAAATCGGTCGAAGCATTCTATGCAATAGGAGGAAGTCCTACATAGAGATTCTAGTTCGTTTAGTAATGCGtttctatttatttactaGACTTATGATTATTACTTTGTGataattgtttaatgtttagcaatatttgagatattttatatgcgtACCTTAAGTGATATCTGAAAGAATATTGTATCGTTATGTTGCCACATCATTAGCATGTACGTTTGTACCTAGATACAAAGAAACTTGTAAAAGTGTATATAAACTAAATGAACGATATTAAAATGgcttattttaatgaaaattatatattataaatcattgCCAATGTCGAACAAGCGAGAAATAATGGAATAATTATTAGTTAACATGTTTGAAacaataattctttaaaatcttgattaataattcatcAACTCTTTCTTTAATTCACTCATTAATCAGTATTGTATAAAAGAAGCAAAACTGTATATAACGCGAAACGAAAATTAAACTGTGAAacatgtttcatattttttcctaatcatataattaacttcgtcatttaatttaatctcttaAACGTAAGAGATAATCTTAAAGATTCTGCACGATCATTAAATAATCATCACAGTGTGTTTGTTTGGTTTATACGCGCTTTTACTCACTTATATATAACAGCGAGAAGAAAACGTAAGAGAAAGAAGGTTCCGTTTGTTCTTCCCAGTCGACTAAAACTAGTTAGCAACTCATACACAGTCGTCCCATTGTTTTCCATTAGAAAACTGATCACCGCGAAACGATCGAGTGCAAAGAAAGCAAGAATACTAGGCGTGAAGTGAACAACCTACTCCAAGGATCAACCAGAAAACCtattaattatgtatgcaTCTAAGAACTACGTGTCTAAGTA
Proteins encoded in this window:
- the LOC105278473 gene encoding transmembrane protein 132C isoform X1, with protein sequence MDRRAFPASSGGCFSTGRLMDTWILFLFVAIADVTASVEVHFENKDGGFFLKHTTRQYYPARTPDPAPALSTGASNSSPPGVVPSPPPGSILSIDKFTVFQTSEPVSVRATYGPFSTKQTVPARYIVPDPLDTLPAPETRRNLTAATILDAQELGARHLDMSAHLVGNSVPRDSPVLRVLFHAGSEAGTRRQLMARHQRVCVVLHASLVSPSRNNAASRSNNGRGYSSSSSSSSFSSASSSSSSSSSSSSTLTAACSPDGENGVCLAQITIPADWWPPLPPPDASGRVKVAKSLPRLIQVAYSVLEPRTEEGALGGGSTSPDGNGESGFCRPRVQIQPVTPLGQIPLAPNRADYKELRADDSLTLLVPHEPLYPRSRLHVPAFLHPAKVTDSRQERPPLIVTVYLRARVKSGVKILDASSSSPDWTVTSEVNAKNTAATFTARRKENASRVPSTSAEEIMTMLLEACEEEEIRRSWDGGRIVWSVRYELEGEEENGSQLTGADQLQPRMQQRQLQHHHHHHVERRKLQARLEIQKDDIQAVLPISKNWEVMNTAVLTGRQVSQGMKVFIVSQSGAVADVTLQSSCHSEDESVLKVSSSCSSVYVDGSEIRGSSNASVLVKYGTYTGLARFTVWMPEFPLEVTVGDTRLSQIKGWKVSEEHAAGAKSKRSLLNTTKTEEQTGSSAESPSPVTARTKKRSAVELEESIEDTSLDVDDPDVILEEDEQEERSFRNGNDHGWDTVNTIDRNPANCRLRFQQSPVEVHARFLANDHDTGRESYFVNRRTWLRVTDLVAGMLRVSDPRIATLLQGRLVQGRGVGRTEVQVLSPLTGRVIGAKEVRVGNDRVSVTRLSVRVVSGLQLSISPDTAIENGYVAETSVTRRLTAQYQEGLLDIDVEFSDGTRTPLREIAVTDYHLLVESLDQDVVAFAPMVASHHPRVIAIGEGRGDLLRVSLQLDESCRLAGRRSGKGSQRTAVAVLATATAGVEVDFASSDVPNRPEFVQNDGGGTVGSHHHRERKTSRGEVASDLHDILIGLPLKDEKDGHEHEPLVQARQHRTAIANGMSSGGMGVVGVRHHGVGARMSPLEIGMYVLLAAFCFAIVVFVVSCVVYASKFKPQPPDSPLTGSAVPVLSGAGARARAAANQLASGKRQTPRESTTNAHDWVWLGRATLERAACGPQQVRVTSNPLAGEAEPEAELGTCFDNPNHIELPSVNQRPNGGGTSAIDTTTYCKKDRVARSFAAKSAVKPSAVITPTTSTTATTSASMVTPVMITTRNDNDDIPPPLPPHGVPTAISVSTTSATAGTAMTNSANNGNTSEDYKPPVPPHRNTGVNVRLPEPPRKHRHRASSGGSGSHHGNNHRHSGKPPQQSNHNVVKPHGKARVDNANNKQNGGEDEEFVELVNHDDNRHHAKDAGRSREIKRATIVGNPMFSSFSTSAVVSTVSNSSIPTGGTASSTTTSPPSSSPSASSSSSASSTASSSSQEQEEPVPLDDLNLGMDYNQIMQYFDNLKESNA